One window of the Megalops cyprinoides isolate fMegCyp1 chromosome 2, fMegCyp1.pri, whole genome shotgun sequence genome contains the following:
- the pdcd6 gene encoding programmed cell death protein 6 isoform X2, with protein MAYHNQYRPPQYNNAPPDQGFLWNIFQRVDKDRSGSISDSELQQALSNGTWTPFNPVTVRSIISMFDRDNKGGVNFNEFAGVWKYITDWQNIFRTYDRDNSGFIDKNELKQALTGFGYRLSDQFYGTLIEKFDRQRKGQVAFDDFIQCCIVLQRLTDVFRRYDTDQDGWIQVSYEQYLSMVFNVV; from the exons ATGGCATATCACAATCAGTACAGACCACCTCAATATAACAACGCTCCTCCCGATCAAGGTTTTCTGTGGAATATATTCCAGAG AGTGGACAAGGACAGGAGCGGCTCAATATCAGACTCGGAGCTTCAGCAAGCCCTATCGAACG GCACGTGGACACCTTTTAATCCAGTCACCGTTCGGTCAATCATAT CCATGTTTGACAGAGACAACAAAGGAGGAGTGAACTTCAATGAGTTTGCGGGTGTGTGGAAGTATATCACAGACTGGCAGAACATCTTCCGCACCTACGATAGAGACAACTCCGGCTTCATCGACAAGAACGAGCTCAAGCAGGCTCTGACTGGGTTTG GCTACCGGCTTTCAGATCAGTTCTACGGCACCCTCATTGAGAAAtttgacagacagagaaagggtcAGGTGGCCTTTGATGACTTTATCCAGTGTTGTATTGTACTACAG AGGCTGACGGATGTCTTCAGGAGGTATGACACTGATCAAGATGGATGGATTCAAGTGTCATACGAGCAGTATCTATCCATGGTCTTCAATGTCGTATAG
- the pdcd6 gene encoding programmed cell death protein 6 isoform X1, with product MAYHNQYRPPQYNNAPPDQGFLWNIFQRVDKDRSGSISDSELQQALSNGTWTPFNPVTVRSIISMFDRDNKGGVNFNEFAGVWKYITDWQNIFRTYDRDNSGFIDKNELKQALTGFGEQCYRLSDQFYGTLIEKFDRQRKGQVAFDDFIQCCIVLQRLTDVFRRYDTDQDGWIQVSYEQYLSMVFNVV from the exons ATGGCATATCACAATCAGTACAGACCACCTCAATATAACAACGCTCCTCCCGATCAAGGTTTTCTGTGGAATATATTCCAGAG AGTGGACAAGGACAGGAGCGGCTCAATATCAGACTCGGAGCTTCAGCAAGCCCTATCGAACG GCACGTGGACACCTTTTAATCCAGTCACCGTTCGGTCAATCATAT CCATGTTTGACAGAGACAACAAAGGAGGAGTGAACTTCAATGAGTTTGCGGGTGTGTGGAAGTATATCACAGACTGGCAGAACATCTTCCGCACCTACGATAGAGACAACTCCGGCTTCATCGACAAGAACGAGCTCAAGCAGGCTCTGACTGGGTTTGGTGAGCAAT GCTACCGGCTTTCAGATCAGTTCTACGGCACCCTCATTGAGAAAtttgacagacagagaaagggtcAGGTGGCCTTTGATGACTTTATCCAGTGTTGTATTGTACTACAG AGGCTGACGGATGTCTTCAGGAGGTATGACACTGATCAAGATGGATGGATTCAAGTGTCATACGAGCAGTATCTATCCATGGTCTTCAATGTCGTATAG